The sequence GGTTATGAGGTAGAGACTGCTGTTGATGGATTAGATGCATTTACAAAGTTGAAGACAACACAAGTAGATCTTGTTGTATCAGATGTAGATATGCCACGAATGAGTGGTTTTGTCCTGACAGAAAAAATTCGTTCTGAAAAAAACCTTGTTGATCTTCCGGTAATACTGGTTACATCGCTGGATTCCAGGGAAGATCGGGAACATGGAATTACTGTCGGGGCAAATGCATATATTATTAAATCAAGTTTTGATCAAAGCAACCTCATTGACGTGATCAAGCGATTGATAGGTGCGGGAAGATAATGATTCGTGTTCTCCTGGTAGATGACTCTGAAGTAACACTCATGGTTCTTCAGAGTATATTAGAAAAAGAACCAGATATATCAGTAATCGGGCGAGCGAAAAATGGCCGGGAAGCCATCGCTTTAGCATCACGATGGGCTCCTGATATAATCACGATGGATATCAACATGCCTGATTTGGATGGTTTTGTCACAACCAGAAAAATCATGGAAAATACACCCACACCCATCATTATTGTGAGTGGCATTGATAATCTTGAGGAAATTCGTGCTTCGTTTCGTGCCGTTGAAGCAGGAGCGCTTGGTGTATTTCGAAAACCACCGGGATATGACGATCCCGAGTTTAGGTCCGCTTCATTAGAACTCATTTCTGCAATCAGAACCTTTTCTGAAGTCAAAGTGATCAGAAGAAGGAGTTCAGGTAATAATGGGAACCACGACGAACCAGAAAAAATTACCGTCCCGTTTCGAATAAGTCAGGATATTCGCGTTGTTCTGATTGGGGCATCTACAGGAGGGCCTCAAGCGGTTCAGGAGATTTTACAGAATATGAAACCTGATTTTTCTCTTCCTATGGTTCTTGTTCAACACATGTCCCCCGGGTTTATTGAAGGATTAAGTCTCTGGCTGAAAGAATCAACCGGTTTTCAAACCAAAATAGCTGAAGAAGGGGAAATAATAATACCAGGAGTTTTATATATCGCACCTGATGGGAAGCATACTGGGATTACCTCTGATCTCTCCATCGAGTTCTCAAACACGGAACCAGAACATAATCTTCGCCCTTCTGTTTCTTATCTTTTCAGATCTGCTGCAAAAAATCTGGGATCCAAGTCTCTTGGTGTTTTACTGACAGGAATGGGTTCTGATGGAGCAGAAGAACTCCTACAGATCAGACAAAAGGGTGGCTGCACTATTATTCAGGACCGGGAAAGCTCTTTTGTTTATGGTATGCCTGGGGCAGCTGAAGCAAGACATGCAGGAATGTTTTCTCTCCCACCAAAGCAAATTGCTGAATTTTTGCATTCAATATCATTAAGGAGTTTATAGAGATGACAGGTTCATATAAGATACTTGTCGTAGAAGATAGTAAAACTCAGGCCGATTTACTTTGTTATTACCTGACTCAAGCAGGATATCATGCTATCCCGGTAGATTGTCCGGCATCGGCATTTACATTATTATCAGACTCTTCAGTTGATCTTATACTGACAGATATTATTATGCCAGGAATGGATGGATATGTTTTTTGTCATACCTTACGCAATGATCCAAAATATTCCTCTATTCCTATTGTTTTTGTATCGCAGCTTTCAGATCCTGCAGATATTATAAAAGGGCTGTGTTGTGGGGCGAATAATTTTATTATAAAACCTGTCCGGAAAGAGCAACTTATTAGCGAAGTAAACAATATTTTTTCGCTAAAAATGAATGCATCGCAGGGACATGAAGATGCTGGAGGGGTTCTGCCCTTTCATTATGAGAATCACACCTATTCCATACGCTCATCCCGGTATGATCTGTTAAGAATTCTCTTATCAATATATCAGACTGCCGCCCAAAAAAATTCTGAACTTGAACAAACCACCCGTGAATTGAATGATTTTTCGCAACATCTGGAAGAACTAG comes from Methanospirillum hungatei and encodes:
- the cheB gene encoding chemotaxis-specific protein-glutamate methyltransferase CheB, which encodes MIRVLLVDDSEVTLMVLQSILEKEPDISVIGRAKNGREAIALASRWAPDIITMDINMPDLDGFVTTRKIMENTPTPIIIVSGIDNLEEIRASFRAVEAGALGVFRKPPGYDDPEFRSASLELISAIRTFSEVKVIRRRSSGNNGNHDEPEKITVPFRISQDIRVVLIGASTGGPQAVQEILQNMKPDFSLPMVLVQHMSPGFIEGLSLWLKESTGFQTKIAEEGEIIIPGVLYIAPDGKHTGITSDLSIEFSNTEPEHNLRPSVSYLFRSAAKNLGSKSLGVLLTGMGSDGAEELLQIRQKGGCTIIQDRESSFVYGMPGAAEARHAGMFSLPPKQIAEFLHSISLRSL